TTGAGTTCCATCGCGTGGATAAAGGTACCGTCAAGGATATTTCGTAACGGTAAGCAGTTACCGACTTTATGTGGCGCTTCCGTGCCCGACATTACAACATCGCCGACTTTGACGCCGTCTGGCGCGATGATGTAGCGTTTCTCGCCGTCGTTATAATTCAACAAGGCGATTCGAGCAGAACGGTTTGGATCATATTCGATCTGCGCCACTTTCGCAGGAATATTATCTTTCGTCCGTTTGAAATCAATCAGACGATATTTCTGCTTGCTGCCGCCGCCGCGGTGACGCACTGTGATGTGCCCATGATTATTGCGGCCCGCGTGTTTCTTTTTTGCTTCTGTCAGACTCTTCTCTGGTTTTGACCGGGTAACCTCATCAAAGGCAGACCCTGTCATGTACCGTCTGGAAGGAGTCGTTGGATTATATGATTTTATAGCCACGTTACCTTACTCCGCCTACCCCGCGCTTACGCGAATTCGATCGAATGTCCCGGCGCCAATTTAACGAGCGCCTTCTTAAATGCCCTAGTCTTGCCTTCGATGCCGCGGTAGCGATCTATGCGGCGCTTGGGGTGAACGCTAATGGTGCGAACAACCGCAACCTTTACGTTAAATGCCGTTTCCACAGCTTCTTTTATTTGTAATTTGTTGGCATCGGTGCGCACTTTAAAAGTATAAGTGTTTTCCGATTCCGACATTGCCGTCGAGCGTTCCGTAAACACGCTTTCTCTAATTACATCGTACGGATTCATTCAGCTGAACCTCCTTCACGGGAATACCGTTGCTGATACAGTTCAGCCGCCGCTTTGGTCAGCAGGACATAATCCGACTGGAAAATATCGAGCGGTGAACAAGACGACACCGGCAGCAGGGAGGTTTTGCTGATGTTGCGAACTGAAAGCAACGCATTGTCTTGAGGGTTGACGTCGATTAACAAGACGCGTCCTCCCACTTCAAATGCATTCAGCAACGCTGACGCCTGCTTTGTTTTCATGTCATTGAATTGCAAGTCCGTCAGTACAGACAACTTTCCACGAGTGTTTTGCAAGGAAAGACACTGGCGAAACGCCTCTTGCTTCATCTTGCGTGGAATCGACTGGCGGTACGAACGCGGCACCGGGCCAAATTGACGGGCGCCATGTCGTTGGTGAGGTCCAACCAAGGTACCTTGACGAGCGCGGCCTGTTCCCTTTTGACGGAAAGGCTTGCTCTTGGTACCATGCACCTCATTGCGGTTCTTGGTTTTGTGGTTTCCTTGCCGCTTATTCGCCTCATACGAGGTCAGAACCTGGTGCAAGAAGAACTCATTGACTTCGGTTGAAAATACCGAGTCGGCCAAGTCCACTTTTTCTTTCACTTTTTTGCTATGGTCGTATACGTCAAACGCAACCATGATAATATCTCTAGTCCGTAATTAGTTTTATTTACTTTTTTTTTGCAGATGTCTTCGATGTTTGTCTGACAAAAACGATTCCGCCCTCAGGTCCTGGCACACCACCTTTGATGTACATGATCCCGTTTTCGGTATCGATTTGAACCACTTTAACGTTCTGTATTGTTACTTGCTCAGCGCCCATGTGACCCGGCAACGCTTTGCCTTTAAAGATACGATGCTGCCCCGTACCCGCTGCAATTGCGCCGATGCGGCGGTGGAACATTGAACCGTGCGTCTTACGTCCGCCGTGCCAATTGTGACGGCGCATACCGCCCTGAAATCCTCGGCCTTTTGAAACGCCGACCACATCAACAATGTCGCCTTCATCAAAGGTCGCGCCTTCAATGTTTTGGCCTACTTCAAAACCTTCCGTCGAATCTACGCGAACTTCCTGCAAGATTCGATGCGGTTCCAAACCGGCTTTTTTGAAGTGCCCAATCGCTGCTTGCGTTTGGTTCTTTTCCTTAACAGGCAAGAAGGCAATTTGCAAAGCATTGTAACCGTCCGTCTCTTCTGTCTTGATCT
This Candidatus Hinthialibacter antarcticus DNA region includes the following protein-coding sequences:
- the rplB gene encoding 50S ribosomal protein L2, which encodes MKSYNPTTPSRRYMTGSAFDEVTRSKPEKSLTEAKKKHAGRNNHGHITVRHRGGGSKQKYRLIDFKRTKDNIPAKVAQIEYDPNRSARIALLNYNDGEKRYIIAPDGVKVGDVVMSGTEAPHKVGNCLPLRNILDGTFIHAMELKIGKGACVARSAGTYAQLMGREGDYARIKMPSSEVRLIHLDCRATIGQTSNTDHENVTLGKAGRIRWMGRRPHVRGTAMNPVDHPLGGGEGKAAGGRHPCTPWGKPTKGYKTRRNKRTDNMILERRRNKKR
- the rplW gene encoding 50S ribosomal protein L23, whose translation is MNPYDVIRESVFTERSTAMSESENTYTFKVRTDANKLQIKEAVETAFNVKVAVVRTISVHPKRRIDRYRGIEGKTRAFKKALVKLAPGHSIEFA
- the rplD gene encoding 50S ribosomal protein L4, with the protein product MVAFDVYDHSKKVKEKVDLADSVFSTEVNEFFLHQVLTSYEANKRQGNHKTKNRNEVHGTKSKPFRQKGTGRARQGTLVGPHQRHGARQFGPVPRSYRQSIPRKMKQEAFRQCLSLQNTRGKLSVLTDLQFNDMKTKQASALLNAFEVGGRVLLIDVNPQDNALLSVRNISKTSLLPVSSCSPLDIFQSDYVLLTKAAAELYQQRYSREGGSAE
- the rplC gene encoding 50S ribosomal protein L3; translation: MKAIIGRKLRMTQKFNEDGSMTPLTALEVGPCPIVQIKTEETDGYNALQIAFLPVKEKNQTQAAIGHFKKAGLEPHRILQEVRVDSTEGFEVGQNIEGATFDEGDIVDVVGVSKGRGFQGGMRRHNWHGGRKTHGSMFHRRIGAIAAGTGQHRIFKGKALPGHMGAEQVTIQNVKVVQIDTENGIMYIKGGVPGPEGGIVFVRQTSKTSAKKK